Sequence from the bacterium genome:
GGGCGCATGAGCATCATGGCGGTCCGTTCGTAGGGAGCGGTGAAGATCTGCAACTCGGCGAGGGTGTGCAGGTCCAGGATTTTGCCCATCTCGGTCCCAGTCGGGACGATGGTGCCGACAGCATCTTCGCGCAAGGTGGGCACGAAAATTCCACCCACCTTGGCGCGCATGGCTTCCGTTGCGCTCACATCGATGGATCTCTCAGCCGGAGCGGGGGTGGTGTCGAGTGCCAGGACGCCGAGGCGAAAGAGGGCACGCTCGAGACCCTTGGCATTCCGCTCCGTCCAATACATTTCCTTGCTCGAACGCCCGCCCACTTCAACATTCGCGACCTTGATCCCCAGCGAGCGGGCGTACGTGGTTAGACCGCCGCGCTTGTTAGGAGCATTGCTGATGAAGGGCGCACCCAGATCGGCAGCAAGCTGTTCGGATCCTTCGAAGCGTTTGACAAAGGCGTTGATACACCACGTGCCGCCGCCGTGGAGGTCGATGACCACATCGCTGTCAGCGACCAACGGGGCAATGGATGCCGCGAGGCGGTCGGTGTGCGAGCCTTCGCTGTTGCCTGGGAAGACGCTGTCTAAGTCGATTGAGTTTGGGGAATCGATCCATGAATTGCGGCGCTCAACCTCGGCTGCCAGAGCATTGGCGGTAAAGACGACGCGCAGCCGTCCGGTGAGCTTCGCAAAAGGGTGCTGGCAAAGCATTTTGATCGCCAGGGCGGACCAGGGCCCTTCGTCGCCGTGCGTCCCGGCGATGAGAGTCGCGCGAGTCCCAGTCGTACCGGCTTCGCCATATTTCAGCGGGATGTGCTGTGCGGCGGCGTGGGCAGTGACCTGGATTTCGTTCCAGATCAATGATTCATGAATCGTCTTCAAGACCGGCTGCTCCCTAGAAATTGAGCAATTCGATGCTCGGCTTTCCCCCGACGCGTGTCTCTATTCTGCATGCCTGCTGTACAGCTCCTGGCGCGCGCGAAAATCGTCCGGATAGAGCGTGACCTTTTCGGCCGCGAACTCAAAATCGTCACCCTCCCGCGCGATGGTCTGGACCAGCTTCGCGGCGTCGAAACGATAGCCGCTGAACCGGCTAGGTGGCTGTGCAGCAAGCCACACCCACGCCTTGCCGAGTTCGACCGGATCCGCCCAGCTCGCTCTCAGCCCCGGAGGGGCTTGATCGTACTCCGCCCAGGTCATGCGCGTCGGCTTGATGCGGATACCCGGACCGATCGTATTAAGCGCGATATTATGTTGCTTGGCCTCAAGCGAAAGCGCCTTCACGAATCCTTCGATTCCGTGCTTGATCGTGCAGTACGCGATCTCCTCTTTATAGCCGCGAATGCTGGAGCCGCTCGCGATGCCGATGATGTGGCCCCAGCGTTGCTCTTTCATCTGATGCCAAACGGCGTAGGAGCAATTGAACAGTCCGCCGATGCCGACATTGATTTGACGTGACCATTCCTCCGGCGTGGTCGCTTCAAACGTGATCAGCGGCATGTAAATCGCGTTGTGCACCACGACATCCAGCCGCCCCCAGCGATCGACGATCTTCGTCACCATGCTCTTGCACTCGGCGAGGTCCGCCACATCGGAACGGCAAACCTGAAACTCTGTGCCGTCGGCGCCCAGGTCTCGGGCGCAGCGCGCAAGTTCGTCGTCGCTAATGTCGGTGACGCAAACCCTCGCGCCCGCGATGCCAAACGCCCGGGCGATTCCCCATCCTAAACCCCGCGCCGCGCCGGTGACAAGGGCAACGCTATCTTTTACTAACATCGCGCTTTTGCCCCTTTCACCTCATCGCTGATGAATGACACCTGCACCGCGGCGCGCGCCGGAAGGATGAGTTTCGTGGGGGCCTGGTATCGGACCTCCGCAGGT
This genomic interval carries:
- a CDS encoding M14 family metallopeptidase, which encodes MKTIHESLIWNEIQVTAHAAAQHIPLKYGEAGTTGTRATLIAGTHGDEGPWSALAIKMLCQHPFAKLTGRLRVVFTANALAAEVERRNSWIDSPNSIDLDSVFPGNSEGSHTDRLAASIAPLVADSDVVIDLHGGGTWCINAFVKRFEGSEQLAADLGAPFISNAPNKRGGLTTYARSLGIKVANVEVGGRSSKEMYWTERNAKGLERALFRLGVLALDTTPAPAERSIDVSATEAMRAKVGGIFVPTLREDAVGTIVPTGTEMGKILDLHTLAELQIFTAPYERTAMMLMRP
- a CDS encoding SDR family oxidoreductase, which produces MLVKDSVALVTGAARGLGWGIARAFGIAGARVCVTDISDDELARCARDLGADGTEFQVCRSDVADLAECKSMVTKIVDRWGRLDVVVHNAIYMPLITFEATTPEEWSRQINVGIGGLFNCSYAVWHQMKEQRWGHIIGIASGSSIRGYKEEIAYCTIKHGIEGFVKALSLEAKQHNIALNTIGPGIRIKPTRMTWAEYDQAPPGLRASWADPVELGKAWVWLAAQPPSRFSGYRFDAAKLVQTIAREGDDFEFAAEKVTLYPDDFRARQELYSRHAE